Proteins from a genomic interval of Chitinispirillum alkaliphilum:
- a CDS encoding carboxylesterase: protein MTMNKEINDTIVNSIKRKSLLYRIFKYLLVILASVTLLILAFVAWIYFTLIAGPGPFEFNDFHPFKSSKAKLEYLAYEDAMVKNWPVISEEKTVTTSFGKTFMRISGPVDAPPLVLLPGGGSNSLIWDANIEAFSEKYRTYALDNIYDWGRSVYVRKIENGQDFANWLDELFDTLQLGNSINLAGYSYGGWVASQYALNFPARLAGLVLIAPAWTILDVTMEFLFAMAKSILPIRTFKSDMMYWVWKDLAEMGETGKRRVEDRIDYYQIAMKCFKFKTGVQPTVLTDTELNQLKMPVLYLVGENETIYDGESAINRLRETAPQIETFFIRNTGHDLMFTHTDMVNRRILEFLKK from the coding sequence ATGACTATGAATAAAGAAATAAATGATACAATTGTGAACTCAATTAAACGAAAATCCTTATTATATAGAATTTTCAAATATCTCCTTGTTATTTTAGCTTCAGTTACCCTATTAATTTTAGCCTTTGTCGCTTGGATATATTTCACTCTCATTGCCGGCCCAGGACCTTTCGAGTTTAATGATTTTCATCCCTTCAAATCTTCTAAGGCAAAATTAGAATATTTAGCTTATGAAGATGCCATGGTAAAGAATTGGCCGGTAATTTCTGAAGAAAAGACTGTTACTACATCATTTGGAAAAACCTTCATGAGAATCAGTGGCCCTGTTGATGCTCCTCCATTGGTTCTTTTGCCTGGCGGAGGGTCTAACTCACTGATATGGGATGCTAATATTGAGGCATTTTCGGAAAAATATCGAACCTATGCTCTTGATAATATTTATGACTGGGGAAGAAGTGTGTATGTTCGTAAAATCGAAAATGGTCAAGATTTTGCGAACTGGCTTGATGAATTATTCGATACACTACAACTTGGCAACAGCATTAATTTGGCCGGATATTCATACGGTGGTTGGGTAGCTAGTCAGTACGCACTTAATTTCCCTGCGCGATTGGCTGGTCTTGTTCTCATCGCTCCTGCATGGACAATCTTGGATGTTACTATGGAATTTTTATTTGCGATGGCAAAATCTATCCTGCCCATTCGAACCTTTAAATCAGATATGATGTATTGGGTATGGAAAGACCTCGCAGAAATGGGCGAAACCGGAAAAAGAAGAGTTGAAGACCGAATAGACTATTATCAAATCGCAATGAAATGTTTTAAATTCAAAACAGGAGTGCAGCCCACCGTTCTTACTGATACAGAACTTAATCAATTGAAAATGCCGGTTCTGTATCTTGTTGGAGAGAATGAAACAATCTATGACGGTGAAAGTGCAATAAATCGCCTGCGCGAAACTGCACCGCAAATTGAAACTTTTTTTATTAGAAATACAGGACATGATTTAATGTTTACGCATACAGATATGGTAAACAGAAGAATACTTGAATTTCTCAAGAAATGA